The sequence GGGAGGTGAAATGCGTGTAGATCGACGAGGCGAGACCGTAGTGGCGGAACTCTGATTCTGCATGGGCCCCGGCGCAGAAGTATTCGGCTGAAGTCATGCAGCGGGTTGCGAGGATACGGATTAGGGTGTTGAAAAATGGGTTGGATGGGTCGACGCATTTGTCGAGGGAGTTTGCGAGGGCTAGGGAGCTAGATACATCGAGGGTGAGGCCGCGCTTTTTAGAGAGTTGAGCGATTAGCTGTTCGAAGTTTTGGGGGGGAGGTGTGGCATGACGCCGAAGAAGGGCGGTTTGTGGAAATGATTGATATATGCGGGAGGCGACGGTGATGTTGGCGAGCAACATGAATTCTTCAACAAGGCTGTTGGTAGCGAGAAGAGCTTTAGTTTTCACGTCGGCTACTGGATCATTGAGTTCCGATTCAGTTTCGATACGGACTTCTGGGGAAGCAAGGTTAAGAGCTCCAGCGTCCATGCGTTTTTGTCGTAGGATCTTGGACATGCGCAGCAATGTGCGCATGCTTTGGGTCAGCTCATCTTTCTTAGACTCATCATCAATTCGCAACTGCGCTTGTTCGTAGCTAAAAGCTTCCTTGGAAAGAATCACGGACTTGGTAAAATTGGCTGATACTATCTCCGCGTCAGGCGTCATCTCCCAGATTACCGAGAACGCAAAGCGCTCAACATACGGTTTTAAGGAGCAGAGGTCGGTGCCGAGAAGCATTGGTAACATGTCAATACGCTTATCAACCAGATACACGGTAGTTCCTCTCATGCTGGCTTCAATGTCCATGGCGTTGTTGGGCTGAACAAAGTGGGATACATCCGCGATATGAACACCAACCTCGAAATTTCCATTTGGCAATGGTCTTGAATGTAGAGTATCGTCAATATCCTGACATCCTGGAGGGTCAATACTGCAAACTAGCAAATCTCTCAAGTCCTTCCGATCTTTCCATAATGGGTCATCCAAGTTTCCAGGAACTTTCCAGCTGTGCCCTTCGGGCGGAAGACAATTGAGGACTGCTTGCGAGAACGGCCTATATTGCACGTCGTACTCAAGTAGGAGGGCCTCGGTTTCCGCTCCCTTTGTCTCCAGTTCACCCAAGGAACGGACGAAGTGGCCAGTTGGATAGCGCGAGTCGCGATCCCAGGCATCAATTGTTATCAATATACGCTGACCCAGTAGTTCACTGGCCTGTCGGGTGCGTATTTTAATTTTCGGGACACGTTTATCCATGGGAATGACAAATACTGCTTGTTGCCTGCGACCGGACGAAGCTTCAGAACTAAATGACCCGCCATCAATATTACCCACATATTGACGCCAGTTCCTCTTGATCACGCCAACTACACGGGCTGTGGGCTGCGGTCGCCCTTCAGGGTTTGTTCCGTGGGCTTTTCTGACTTCCTCTTGAAGTGCTCTTCGCTCTCTTTCTGTCACCACTGCTTCATTTTCTTCAGACTCGGGATTTTCGTCTTTCGTGAGCGCCTCTTCATCCACGATCTTCGTGGAAGGAGACTTCCACTGATCCTTTGGCAATATCTCAACGACCACTAAATCTCCGGCGATTGCTCGATTACTATTCTCTCGACCAAGAATAAGCAGAGACTTGTCGAACGCCGCCACCTGAACTGATCCTTCGAGGTAGTTGTAAGGAGAAACGTTGAATATGCCTTGGTGTAAAGTTCCTGCACGTAAACCCGTCATCAACTTTGACATGGAATAGTACTCCGGATAAATCAATTGCCCTCTCTGAAGTTTGGCGTCGTGTGCAGATCTCGACTCATTAACCATGTCCAGGAGTCTGTCTGCATCGTCAAGGCCTGCGACATAATCTGACAACGACAACGCAGAAACGCCCTCTTTCTTCGCCTTCAAGATATTGTCCTTATCGTCTGTAATAACAACGATTGCCGGTACCGTATAATTTTTCCTGCTTTGCTTCAAAACCTCGCTTAAATGCTCAGAGTACCAGTTTGCTGCCCGACGCACAGCCCTGTCATTGCGATCGTTTATACTCTCGTCTCGCTGGCGGCGAACATGTGTTTCCAAGCGGAATTCGTTGAAAAAGAGGTAGTACCGCTTCTCCTCGCTCCGAATTAAGGAAATTAACCGATTATATAAAGGGAGGGACTGGTTCTTAAGCTCTTCTAGAACTGTCTGTAAGACGATCACATCGTAGAACGCGCTTGTCTGCTCGAAAAGATCCATTCCATTGAGAAGCGCATTGGTATCTGGCATCAGGTAATGCCCTCTCGGAAATGCTTTCGTCCCGGCTGGTCGCTCAGATAAGACAAACGGCGTGACTATCGGCCGAATTAGCACCTATAAACGTCCAGAAAATGGGTATTTTTCTCACTGTTGCCATTGGCATCCGTTGGCGCATATGAGAGGCATGACGGGCATAATTTTGATGAGCACGGAATGTCTTGTCTCAGATATAGTTCTCGTACAATCTTCTGAACCTTTCCGCTCTTAGTTGTCCTCACAAAGATTTTGCTGGAAACATTCGCAGCGTGTGGGTGGGAGGAGCGGTCCCTCCGTAAACTTTTCATGGTGAGAGCTGATTATTTAGACCTACGATTCGTATATCGCAAGTATGGCAGGGGTGTCAAACGTGAATGAAATTCTGTGTCCCCCCGTCGCGACCAAGCGGGCCTAAGGTCAgagtctcagctctgttaCTGCGCGGTTGGGCGCGGGATAAATTTCACACGGTAACTGGAATTCCGTAGAGTCAAACCCGCTCAAGAACACATCATATTTGGAAACTTTAAGAGATAAGTCCTCCCATCCCTCGAAAAGATTATATCCACCCGCGTCGCGAACAAGCCCGCCAGGAATTCTTTCCAACAACTTTGATATCACGTGATCTACAAGCAGCTTCACCCAGAAACAGGAAGGTTAACCGAGCCGATATCAGTCGCCGATGCGAGGCGCCGGGTGCTGGGATGTTGATGCTACATCATACGTGTGCTCAGACTCCAGCAGTGCAATGTAGCTATCTAACATCCTCTTGCCTGTGAATTGCGCCAAAGAGCTATCGGTATATGCGCTCCGCGACGTAAAAGATGACGAGAGCGGTATAGAGTTCCGAGCCGATACCTACAAATCTTTTTACTAACCACTCCGCAGGCAGTCGGCCAGCTCTGCTCAACCGCGAGCATGGCTCATAATCTTATTCAGTGTCAAATACTTGTACACAAGGCTGTTGCCGCAGGTGCGAAGGTTGGGCTTAAAGCATCCACTATTGCAGTATAGTTCACGTACATCTGTTCGAACCTAACGTCCCACGGCCGACACAGGCGCTCTTCCTGCCCGAAGCCTCAGATTACATTGCCGCGTCTCCCGCAGAGTCTCTTTTCTTAGTTCGACCGGTTAACGAGAGTGATTTTGTTTTGGGATTGCAAAAAGAGGCCAGATTAGCAAGATTGCCGATTAATGTGGGCATACATGAGCCTGCTCAAGGCGGGGAGAAGGTCAAGAATACATTAATTTGGATTGATGAGACTGGGAAGATCACCCAAAGATATCAGAAAATACATCTTTTCGACGTTGATATAAAAGGCGGTCCCGTGTTAAAGGAGAGCAGGTGAGCAGGCCTACTCGTAGGGGTATCTAGACCCCGCCTCAAATCATGAGACCTGGAGAGATTCTCGTCAAAGGATTACTGACGCTTCATCATCGGTATAAACGTGAAGGAGTGTTGAGAAAGGGATGAAGATTGTCCCTCCCTTTGAAACACCAGTTGGTCGTCTTGGGTTAAGTATATGCTTCGATGTAAGCTGACACCTACTGCGCGACTGTTAACTGCTTTTTTTGCCATCTTCTCAATTGAATATCCCCGATTCTAACGACAACCTGAATCTCTTTGACACTGGGGGTCTTTAGCTTCGCTTTCCAGAAATCAGCCTAGCTCTGCGGCGACAAGGTGCCCAGATAATTACTTACCCGTCCGCATTTACTATACCAACCGGCCAAGCTCACTGGGAAACGCTCCTCCGAGCTAGAGCCATTGAAACGCAATCGTATATTGTGGCAGCCGCTCAATGCGGCCAGCACAATAATAAGCGCTTCAGCTATGGTCATTCGATGATCGTGAATCCATGGGGGGAAATCGTGGCCAAGCTGGGGTCCCAATCTGGCGAACCAGAAATTGCGGTGGCAGATATCGACTTTAAACTATTGGAAAAAGTCCGAAACGAAATGCCACTGCTAAGGAGGACGGATATATACCCCGAAGTCTGACGCTTTCAAAGAGCGTCGGTAGCCTGCAAATTAGATTTTTCATGTACATACGTAATTCATTTCCCATGTAGATAGGTACGCTCCCAGATATCCCCACAGCATTGAAATTCTGAATATTTGGTCAAGCGAAATTATCTCCGTTCATCTATGTAGGGCCCACGATCCAACTATGCAATTTTAGAGCCTAAACCACAATCATGACAGCTACAAGCTTGTTATTCCATATTATAACAAAGCAAACAGCACTTCTGTTTGAATTATCATGGCTGGTCTAAACTGAACAAACAGGGCCTCTTGTCATACATCTTTTCAACCTCGCGTAGCGGACGGAGATTCTATGTACAGAAGGCGGAATATAAAACGTGTACGGGCCAGGATGCAAGGTTTATTCCTTTTTCACGACATCAGGATCCTCAAGGATGCCCTCCTTTTCGAGCCGCCGTCTTGCCTCCTCTAGAGCCCATGTTTGTATCCTGGACAAAATAGATTAAGTTAGCTTTACTCATCAAATATACAGCGAATAAGGCATAAATAACAAAGCAAGTCTCAAAGGTAAAAACATCAGGGAAATTGCCTCGGGATATGGGGGATAAACGCCGTGTGGAGGATATGGCTGCACGTACGAAGTATCCGGCTTGAAAGAATATGCGATTCCCGCAACCACCAAACTTCCCACAAATCCATATGTCCACAGACCTTCCCATCCCTCTTTTACGTATTTCTGACCTGGCTTGACGCCGAACAACCAACCGGTTGGGGGATCATAGTGTGGCTCATGGGCACCGTTAAGGGGACTCCGCGTCGAGAAAGCCTGGCGCTGAGAATGTTTCGGGGCGCGGAGCAAGCACCGCGAGCGAGCGGAAAGGGAAACGGGCCTTGCAGGCATGACCGGCGATGTCTGTTAAAGGTGGATTAGATGCCCCGGGAGTGATAAGAAGGGTTTTCGGCTCCACCGTTCGGAGGCGATAAAAGATGGTTTTCGTGGCTCGAAAGGTGCCGGCGAGGATAATTGGTAAACCTCGCCCAAGGACACAAATAATTCGGAAAGAGGTTGACCTTGAATGGGAATGCGAGCGACGTTGGAGGGCTCGCGGTGCTGGTGGTGTTTGGTGATGATATGAGGTGGAGTTTGGATGGCTGTCGGCAAAGTTGTCATGTCACTGGACCAGAAGGTCCCCGCCAGGGAAGGTCGAGCGAGATAACTAAGTAATCCCTCACCACCAGACAACTTACCTGTCTCTGCCATCGTCTCAAGGATTAACTGATTACAACTTGGGGATTTTCCCTGTCATCACGGCAGATCAATAGCATTTTCATACTTGAAGACTCTGCCTTCACAACCCGAATGAATAGTAATTAACTGGCTGGTTAGCTACCCTCTCACCACCAGATGGCGACCTTGACCGGCGGGGGATAATTATTCTAACCCTTTGACGACAATACACGACAATACTTCCTTGTTATCTCCCATCGCTTTCCATCAGTCAAACAATACTCTGTATCGTGTGTTCTTCAGTGGCGCTGTTCTTCAAATAGCATCTCTCTCCCGAAGGATATCATGAGTCCCCAGCTGACCGGTCACCTCAGGAGCAGCATTGCATCCTTGCTGCTGTAGTCGCCGCAGCAGTGTAATTAGCAGGCCTGCGAGATTCGGTTGCAAAATAGCCCCAATGAGATGCGATCATTGAGAGCTCGCATATCCAACAATGTTGCGCCACTATCCACCGTCGGAATGCGATAGAGGCCATTCTAGCACTGTTTCTCCCATTAAAAGGCTCGATAGTACGTTACCGATCGCTCTCTTCGGTAATTTGGAATGGCCAACTAGGCTTAACTATGTCCCTTATGCTAGAATTCTTCTCCATATCGGGCTAAGGTCGTTACATTTCTCGATGCTGCGATCCCCTAAGTACGTGAACACTGAATCCTGAAAGGCGGTTACTTTTCATAGCACGCCACTAGAGACAGAATACATCAAAAGATGCTTCTGACCGTAGAACCCCGTAACTCATTGTGGGATTTGATGTATTTGGTCCGAGTTCATATCAAGGACCGGTTTTTGCTTGTAAGCTTGTGCTCTTACGCATCACATAGGGCCAATGGTCCTCTATCCCTAAAAAACATCAGGTTGTGCTTTCGGCTCGAAGGCCTTCGTGGACACGTTTCCCAGGGTCGGTAAATGGCTCTCCTGTCCTGCAACGAATCGATGTCTTGATGGGAAAATGGCTCTGTTTGGATTCTGATCATTTATCTAGTTTAGTCAGAAAGAACTTCCTATGTGCAtatcatcctcttcatcaCCCTCGAACGGCCTTCTTTCATGGTATGTTCGAGGATCTAGTGGAGTAGTGATACCTATTAGAAAAATGCGACTGTGGGTGTTGCCCGGCGAAAAAGCGCGTCGCAGGAAACGCAACAGCAAACCTTCTAGCTGATGCTGACTGGAGGAAGCCAAAAAGTTTGAAACGAAGGGCTGTTTCAACAAGAGCCTCAGAAAATGCTACGACGAGAAAGGGCCTGTGTGCCAGAGACCGGAGGTTCGCAGCCGCAGATGTACAGAGTAATTAACCTCTCGGGAACATTCGGATTTGACTGATGCAGTGGCAGTTGTTTTGCATTGCTATACGGATTTGCGGTGGTTCCGAGACCTGGTATCCTATCAGGTATCGGCCAGAGATGAGTACTTCTCGAGTTATTCGGACGCATTCTCTAGTTAGCGTGGACTAATCTAGTGGTCTTCTAACATGTCATTTTTGTCGGAACATTGCATTATAAAGTCCAGAGATAACATGTGGTTTGCATTCTGCAGTCTGTGGCTTCACATGAGAATTAGCTTACAACAGCTTTGTTTCAACCATTCTCATTATGCATATATTTCCACACAATGGCTGTCATTCATTCATTAGATCTGACGTCCTATTTAATGGTTCCCATCACGATTAACTGGTTGACTACTTATGATCAACTGCAGTGAAAACGTGCAAGTCCAGGTTGGCCCGACCGGCCGCCCAATATGGGAAAATCCCCGGCAACTAACATTCCCCGGAGTACTATGAATCAGTTACAATGAAAATGGTTTCAGGATGGTGTAATACGTCCTACGAGCGTCTATAAGGCCTTGGGGGATTATGACTTCATCGTCCCGCTTGCCCATCCTTCAAACGGGCCGCAGTTTTCGATGTCGACCATCTGTCTAACCATTAGAAGTTCCTGTTTCCTCTTGCTACCGGCGCGCTAGAGGGAGGGAACCTCTGTTTCATCGCTAAATCACTGTCGGACGGGCTAGGGTGCTGTGCCCGTCTGCTTGGGCGACTGCTGCCGTGTCACGACATTTAACATCTCTGTGCTTGATCTGAACGGAAGGTGAGCTCGTTTTGTGGTGCCATCGCCGCTGGACAACCAGATGAAGCATTTTAAAACAGGCCGTTTGAAGCTACAATAGATAAACTGCCATGAATctaaccaaaaaaaaaaaaaaaaaaaaaggtaaaaagaaaaaagaagaaaagaaaagaaaaaaaaaaaccatTGCTCGATTTTCGGCGTGGATGGAGATCTAATTCTAATTCTCTCTCCCGAAAAACCCTTGTGGACGATAGTTATACCGTAATTTGTTCTCCTTGAGCCCTCACGTAATCTCACCATGAGATACTCCAGGCTGCTGCTTCTCTCCTTTTGTGTTAGTCCTCTTGGTTCTCTTTCTGCACTGCTGCCCACAAGGGACAGTAAGACCTACTTCGGGAAAGTAATCCCCTTGCTTGCAAATCCTCTGAGGACTTTCGAGCGGTTGAGGACCAAGAATTGCCTCAATAGCTGGGTCTGCCTTACTTCTAGCGGGGCTGCTATGCGAGCCAAACGTCAAGACGATGAAAGCGGAATAACTCCTGTCTGCACCTTTCCTATTATGGAGCCAGAGGTAAGCATCCATGGACACCCCAAGCATTATATGCCGGGTCCATTGCCCAATCTAATAGGCATTCAGAAACCCGAAAAAAGGGATGAAATCGGCTCAACGAAAAAAACCCCtggaaaggaagaaaagaagtgTTTCGGTTTGGGTTCGCGGAAATACGTAACTCGATATATTATAAAGGACATCATTGAAGACGAGTTTTGTACCGAAGCCTTCGGCCAGGGCGAACCGGACAAGAAGAGCTGTACTATCAGAGGGGTCCTGGATAAAGGCTCAGGATCGGTCGCAAGGACGTATCTTAAGGGAACGCCCGAAGAAGTGGACATTGCTATGGACTGGAAGCCAGGCCTAGGGCCAGAAATGAATGTCACAGAGTGCAGGCACAAGTTCATAGGCCAGATCATCGATGGATGCGACGGAAATGACAAAAACAACCCTCTGAACTGGAAGGGGGGCGGCTGGTTCAAATCTGGAGGTATAAAGTACCGTGTAACTCCGAAGATCGTACGCCAGCCAGCCCGGAAGAAGCCCTGGGCGGGATGCTCATTCTACCGCGGATCGAATTGGTATCACGGTGGCGTCAAAATATGGGGAGGCGGCTTTTCCAGTGGTGACTGGGGAAAGAGGGTGAAAGATACGATAGAACAATGCCATCGTCTAGAAATACTCAAAAAGGGCGGAAAGAAGAGGGCGAAGATACCTGGGAAGGGGGTTGGCAAAGGGGTTGGGAAAGGGATTGGGAAGGGTGCAGCTGGGGACGGGGGTGAGGATGGGGAGGGCGACGAGGGCAGGTATAAGGCTGGTTACCGCATATTGGATGAGAGCTGGAAATTAAAGTATTATCTTGACGGAGGCGAGCTGGAGTGGGTAAGTGTCTTCAGGGGTGCAGTAGGAATAAAATGCATCGAAGACTCGATAAACCAGTCGCGCATAGGCGTGGCGGGACTAAAATGTTACAGAACCAAACAAGGGGGGgatgatttcttcaagacaaCGAAGGATGAATCAAGGAGTAAATAGCAGCAATGCTAACACCATAGTTCTTATGCAATGTGGTATGCATTGCACCCAAGCTCCATACTCTGCGGTGTTGATGTATGTGCTCCAGACCCTGCAAACTCATAGGTTTTTATCTCCGTACAGCTAAGTACACTTCCGTGCAGCTAGTCCCGTGTAGCCTGGACGGTCGGGATGAGTAAACCTTGGCTTCGG is a genomic window of Coccidioides posadasii str. Silveira chromosome 3, complete sequence containing:
- a CDS encoding uncharacterized protein (EggNog:ENOG410PQQZ~COG:S~TransMembrane:1 (o65-83i)~BUSCO:16143at33183); this translates as MPARPVSLSARSRCLLRAPKHSQRQAFSTRSPLNGAHEPHYDPPTGWLFGVKPGQKYVKEGWEGLWTYGFVGSLVVAGIAYSFKPDTSIQTWALEEARRRLEKEGILEDPDVVKKE
- the DIS3 gene encoding exosome catalytic subunit dis3 (EggNog:ENOG410PHAG~COG:J~BUSCO:986at33183); this translates as MPDTNALLNGMDLFEQTSAFYDVIVLQTVLEELKNQSLPLYNRLISLIRSEEKRYYLFFNEFRLETHVRRQRDESINDRNDRAVRRAANWYSEHLSEVLKQSRKNYTVPAIVVITDDKDNILKAKKEGVSALSLSDYVAGLDDADRLLDMVNESRSAHDAKLQRGQLIYPEYYSMSKLMTGLRAGTLHQGIFNVSPYNYLEGSVQVAAFDKSLLILGRENSNRAIAGDLVVVEILPKDQWKSPSTKIVDEEALTKDENPESEENEAVVTERERRALQEEVRKAHGTNPEGRPQPTARVVGVIKRNWRQYVGNIDGGSFSSEASSGRRQQAVFVIPMDKRVPKIKIRTRQASELLGQRILITIDAWDRDSRYPTGHFVRSLGELETKGAETEALLLEYDVQYRPFSQAVLNCLPPEGHSWKVPGNLDDPLWKDRKDLRDLLVCSIDPPGCQDIDDTLHSRPLPNGNFEVGVHIADVSHFVQPNNAMDIEASMRGTTVYLVDKRIDMLPMLLGTDLCSLKPYVERFAFSVIWEMTPDAEIVSANFTKSVILSKEAFSYEQAQLRIDDESKKDELTQSMRTLLRMSKILRQKRMDAGALNLASPEVRIETESELNDPVADVKTKALLATNSLVEEFMLLANITVASRIYQSFPQTALLRRHATPPPQNFEQLIAQLSKKRGLTLDVSSSLALANSLDKCVDPSNPFFNTLIRILATRCMTSAEYFCAGAHAESEFRHYGLASSIYTHFTSPIRRYADLVVHRQLAAAIGYEGPGASVGEGLATRSKLEDICKNINHRHRNAQFAGRASIEYYVGQALKARGEMEAAKSGNENGAAAGVDEEGYVMRVFDNGIVVFVPRFGIEGVVRLEDFLLPGQKVDEIGVRGGRHIAARRESEFDPEEYALRVREKQHEGEDGGEKVKAGSVYIELFEKVKVNVSSVKEEGVRGAGKRRVRILVLGKA
- a CDS encoding uncharacterized protein (EggNog:ENOG410PSAW), with amino-acid sequence MRAKRQDDESGITPVCTFPIMEPEKPEKRDEIGSTKKTPGKEEKKCFGLGSRKYVTRYIIKDIIEDEFCTEAFGQGEPDKKSCTIRGVLDKGSGSVARTYLKGTPEEVDIAMDWKPGLGPEMNVTECRHKFIGQIIDGCDGNDKNNPLNWKGGGWFKSGGIKYRVTPKIVRQPARKKPWAGCSFYRGSNWYHGGVKIWGGGFSSGDWGKRVKDTIEQCHRLEILKKGGKKRAKIPGKGVGKGVGKGIGKGAAGDGGEDGEGDEGRYKAGYRILDESWKLKYYLDGGELEWVSVFRGAVGIKCIEDSINQSRIGVAGLKCYRTKQGGDDFFKTTKDESRSK
- the NIT2 gene encoding Carbon-nitrogen hydrolase (EggNog:ENOG410PG53~COG:E); this translates as MAHNLIQCQILVHKAVAAGAKVGLKASTIAALFLPEASDYIAASPAESLFLVRPVNESDFVLGLQKEARLARLPINVGIHEPAQGGEKVKNTLIWIDETGKITQRYQKIHLFDVDIKGGPVLKESRSVEKGMKIVPPFETPVGRLGLSICFDLRFPEISLALRRQGAQIITYPSAFTIPTGQAHWETLLRARAIETQSYIVAAAQCGQHNNKRFSYGHSMIVNPWGEIVAKLGSQSGEPEIAVADIDFKLLEKVRNEMPLLRRTDIYPEV